GCCAGTCCCCCGATGCCGGCGCCGACGATGATGATTTTCTTCTCCACGCGATCCTCCAGCTACTGCGCCTTGACGCCTGTCTGTTTCACGATCTCGGTCCAGCGCGGCGTTTCTTCGGCGATGAATTTGGCGAAATCCTGCGGCGAGCCGATCTTGGCGTCAAAGCCGAGCTTGTTCATGGCAGCCTTCGTCTCGTCGGAGGCGAGCGTCTCGTTGATCGCAGCGTTGAGCTTGCCGATCACATCTTGTGGGGTACCGGCGGGCGCCAGCGCGCCGGCCCAGAACTCCAGCGTCAGCGACGACAGGCCCACCTCGCGCGCGGTCGGCACGTCCGGCAGATCGGCGACGCGCGCGGGACTCGTGATCATCAGCGCCCGCATCTTGCCCTCGCGAATGAGCGGCAGGCTCGTCGACGGAGTCGGATTCAGCACCTGGATGCGTCCGCCGAGAAAGTCAGGCAGGGCGGCGGCGCCGCCTTTGTAGGGCACGATCAGCATGTCGGCGGTGCTGAGCTGCTTGAAACGCTCCGCCACCAGCATCGCCGCCGTGCCCTGGGTCGCGGCGAAGTTCACCGTGCCGGGATGCGCCTTGGTGTAGGCCACGAACTCCGGCAAGGTCTTCACCTGCAGCGTTGGTGAGACCGTGATCAACCAGGACGTCGTGTTGGTGCTGGCGACCGGCGTGAACTCCTTGAACGGGTCGTAAGCCTGCCCCTTCATCGCCGGATCGATGATCAGCGCCGAACTGATGAAAAGCAGCGTATAGCCGTCCGGCTCCGCAGAGGCCGCGGCCTTCGTACCGATCGCGGTGCCGCCGCCCGGCTTGTTGTCGATGACGATCGCCTGCCCGAGCCGCGTCTGGAGGTGCTGCGTGAGCAGCCGCGCCATCACGTCGTTGGGCGAGCCTGCCGTGTATGGCACGACGAGCTTGATCACCCGCGACGGATAGTTGTCCGCGCGCGCCGTTTGCACGCAT
The Rhodoplanes sp. Z2-YC6860 genome window above contains:
- a CDS encoding Bug family tripartite tricarboxylate transporter substrate binding protein; amino-acid sequence: MLARRQVAAALAAFAIASGCVQTARADNYPSRVIKLVVPYTAGSPNDVMARLLTQHLQTRLGQAIVIDNKPGGGTAIGTKAAASAEPDGYTLLFISSALIIDPAMKGQAYDPFKEFTPVASTNTTSWLITVSPTLQVKTLPEFVAYTKAHPGTVNFAATQGTAAMLVAERFKQLSTADMLIVPYKGGAAALPDFLGGRIQVLNPTPSTSLPLIREGKMRALMITSPARVADLPDVPTAREVGLSSLTLEFWAGALAPAGTPQDVIGKLNAAINETLASDETKAAMNKLGFDAKIGSPQDFAKFIAEETPRWTEIVKQTGVKAQ